In Chthoniobacterales bacterium, one DNA window encodes the following:
- a CDS encoding sugar phosphate nucleotidyltransferase has translation MKTDLYVLILAGGSGERFWPLSRKATPKQLLNLFSDQTLLEDTISRLSGLVPVENILILTNRDQEESVRRIITSLPAENIFAEPDKRDTAAAIALGVGLVAKRNPAATMVVLPADHIIRDEEALQNDLATAAEAARSTGALVTIGIPPTWACPGFGYIEQGAHLAGTDAPIFEVVRFREKPAPDLAESFLKQGNFKWNAGMFIWTIPSILAEFQRNTPELSTFIEGLMAASDLAAFVDSTFSALPKISIDYAILEKATRVLVVEASFDWDDVGGWLAAANYLPRDGYDNRTNTPTTVTDSENNIVYSRGKKHIALLGVSNLVIVETADAILIANRHEAELIKTLIKKIPPELQ, from the coding sequence ATGAAAACTGATCTTTACGTCCTCATCCTCGCAGGCGGCAGCGGCGAGCGTTTCTGGCCGCTCAGCCGCAAGGCGACGCCGAAGCAGTTGCTCAATCTTTTCTCCGACCAAACGTTGCTCGAGGACACCATTTCCCGACTCTCTGGACTCGTGCCGGTGGAAAATATTCTCATTCTCACCAATCGCGACCAGGAGGAGTCCGTCCGGCGGATCATCACTTCGCTGCCAGCGGAAAACATCTTTGCCGAACCCGACAAACGCGACACCGCCGCCGCCATTGCTCTCGGAGTCGGACTCGTCGCCAAACGCAATCCCGCCGCCACCATGGTCGTGCTCCCGGCGGACCACATCATTCGCGACGAGGAAGCCCTCCAAAACGACCTCGCCACCGCCGCCGAAGCCGCCCGCTCCACCGGCGCACTCGTCACCATCGGGATTCCGCCGACGTGGGCATGCCCCGGTTTTGGCTACATCGAGCAAGGCGCTCATCTGGCGGGCACCGACGCCCCGATTTTTGAAGTGGTCCGCTTCCGCGAAAAACCCGCCCCCGACCTTGCCGAATCCTTCCTCAAACAAGGGAACTTCAAGTGGAATGCCGGCATGTTCATCTGGACGATTCCGTCGATTCTGGCGGAGTTCCAGCGCAACACTCCGGAGCTCTCGACATTCATCGAGGGCCTCATGGCAGCGAGCGACCTCGCGGCGTTTGTCGATTCGACTTTCAGTGCGCTGCCAAAGATTTCCATCGATTACGCCATCCTCGAAAAGGCCACCCGCGTGCTCGTGGTCGAGGCGTCATTCGACTGGGACGACGTCGGCGGCTGGCTCGCTGCGGCCAATTACCTGCCTCGGGACGGCTACGATAACCGCACGAACACGCCCACGACTGTCACCGATTCCGAGAACAACATCGTTTATTCCCGGGGCAAAAAACACATCGCCTTGCTCGGCGTGTC
- a CDS encoding phosphate acetyltransferase has protein sequence MTFIQTVFEKLARHPKRVVFPEGTEPRVLQAAGKFASLKLGTPILLGDRNSISAAAKAQGVSLDHIMVINPGTASDFETFVSRFEKLERYRKMGPTSCRELMLNANFFGAMMLQYGQADALVGGASAFSSSLLRPLIQIVTPLPHVKTISSCTIMEMSDHELGDNGVLFMGDCAVVPNPDIEQLAAIAVETGRLSRQLTGARPRVALLSFSTRGSAKMPLTEKIAAATALARKIAADQFLDMAIDGELQADAALLPALAAKKVPSSEVAGKANVLIFPDLNSGNIASKLVQYLAKPAVYGQLLTGLSKPAAELSRGATVDEIVGVAAIAGLQAIEYRKLYPNDNPLESFIPI, from the coding sequence ATGACCTTTATCCAGACCGTCTTCGAGAAATTGGCGCGTCACCCCAAGCGGGTGGTCTTTCCAGAGGGAACGGAGCCGCGCGTGCTGCAGGCAGCGGGGAAATTTGCCTCGCTGAAACTCGGCACGCCGATTCTGCTCGGCGACCGCAACTCGATCTCGGCCGCCGCCAAAGCGCAAGGGGTGAGTCTGGACCATATCATGGTGATCAACCCCGGAACGGCGTCGGACTTTGAGACGTTTGTGTCCCGATTTGAAAAGCTGGAGCGCTATCGCAAAATGGGTCCGACGAGTTGCCGCGAGCTGATGCTGAATGCCAATTTCTTCGGCGCGATGATGCTGCAATACGGCCAGGCCGATGCCCTCGTCGGCGGCGCGTCGGCATTCTCGAGTTCCCTGCTACGACCGCTCATCCAGATCGTCACACCGCTGCCGCACGTGAAGACCATTTCGAGTTGCACCATTATGGAGATGAGTGACCACGAGTTGGGCGACAACGGCGTGCTCTTCATGGGAGATTGCGCCGTCGTGCCCAACCCCGACATCGAGCAGCTCGCCGCCATCGCCGTGGAAACCGGACGCCTCTCACGCCAGCTCACCGGTGCGAGGCCGCGAGTCGCATTGTTATCGTTCTCGACCCGGGGCAGCGCAAAAATGCCGCTCACTGAGAAAATCGCCGCCGCCACCGCGCTGGCTCGTAAAATCGCCGCCGATCAATTTCTCGACATGGCCATCGATGGCGAGTTGCAGGCCGATGCGGCATTGCTCCCGGCACTCGCCGCCAAAAAAGTCCCCAGCAGCGAGGTCGCGGGCAAGGCCAACGTCCTCATTTTCCCCGACCTGAACAGCGGCAACATCGCCAGCAAACTCGTCCAGTATCTCGCCAAACCGGCGGTTTACGGCCAGCTCCTCACCGGACTTTCCAAACCTGCCGCCGAGCTTTCGCGCGGTGCGACCGTGGATGAAATCGTCGGCGTCGCCGCCATCGCGGGCTTGCAGGCGATCGAATACCGCAAACTCTATCCCAACGACAATCCGCTGGAGAGTTTCATTCCGATCTAA
- a CDS encoding transglutaminase family protein: MILNATCELTFHTHVPVPAVLMLHPHSGKRQWIMREEYSIMPHSPVTEYTDGFGNLCQRVVAQPGDFTVRSSCTADVANEIEVDCDAQFVPAEQLPDNVLQYLLPSRYCQSDLMHQEALSIVGNLPPGYQQVEAIRSWIEKNVAYRYGASNASTSALDTWNAKSGVCRDFAHLGMALCRSINIPARMVVGYLKDLEPMDLHAWFEAWVGGRWFVFDGTQKEPRGNRITVAYGRDAADVALVTQFGPLQLLSMKVTVEAPPVFV; the protein is encoded by the coding sequence ATGATTTTGAACGCGACTTGTGAACTCACTTTTCATACCCACGTGCCGGTGCCGGCGGTGCTCATGCTTCATCCGCACAGCGGCAAGCGGCAGTGGATCATGCGGGAGGAATATTCCATTATGCCGCATTCGCCGGTGACGGAATACACCGATGGCTTTGGCAATCTCTGCCAGCGCGTGGTGGCGCAGCCGGGGGATTTTACCGTTCGCTCCAGTTGCACGGCGGATGTGGCCAATGAGATCGAAGTCGATTGCGACGCGCAGTTTGTCCCAGCGGAGCAGCTGCCTGATAATGTGCTGCAATACCTGCTGCCGAGCCGCTACTGCCAGAGCGATCTGATGCATCAGGAGGCGCTCTCGATTGTCGGCAATCTGCCTCCGGGTTATCAACAGGTGGAGGCGATTCGGAGCTGGATCGAGAAAAACGTCGCGTATCGCTACGGCGCGAGCAATGCCAGCACCTCCGCGCTGGATACGTGGAATGCCAAGTCGGGCGTCTGCCGCGATTTCGCGCATCTCGGAATGGCGCTTTGCCGGTCGATCAACATCCCCGCGCGCATGGTCGTGGGGTATTTGAAGGACTTGGAGCCGATGGATCTACACGCTTGGTTCGAGGCTTGGGTAGGCGGACGCTGGTTTGTTTTCGACGGCACCCAGAAGGAGCCGCGTGGCAATCGAATCACGGTCGCCTATGGGCGCGACGCGGCGGATGTGGCGCTGGTGACGCAGTTTGGCCCGCTGCAATTGCTCTCGATGAAGGTTACAGTCGAGGCGCCGCCGGTGTTTGTCTAA
- a CDS encoding S1-like domain-containing RNA-binding protein has protein sequence MASIGQRNALQIRREATPGFYLDGENLGEILLPRRYIPEGTGPGDYVLVFIHRDSEDRLVATTEIPSARVGEFASLRVISVNPQLGAFLDWGLTKDLLLPIREQTKRVSVGETVVVYVLLDGQSDRIIATTRLDSHLDRTPPAYEEGQKVSLLVAGETPLGYKAIVENAHWGLLFKSDLGTALSIGQTLDGYVKTVRPDGKIDLSLTQAGYGRVRSLTEEILDALQKNNGRLAVSDGSSPEEIREQFATSKKAFKQALGSLYRKRLIRLTDSGIEVVEPS, from the coding sequence ATGGCCTCCATCGGACAAAGAAACGCCCTGCAAATCCGTCGCGAAGCCACGCCCGGCTTCTATCTCGATGGGGAAAACCTCGGCGAAATCCTCCTCCCGCGCCGCTACATTCCCGAAGGCACCGGCCCCGGCGATTACGTGCTCGTCTTCATCCACCGCGACTCCGAGGACCGGCTCGTGGCCACCACCGAAATCCCCAGCGCACGGGTGGGGGAATTTGCCAGTCTGCGCGTGATCAGCGTGAATCCACAGCTCGGCGCGTTTCTCGACTGGGGTCTGACGAAGGATTTGCTGCTGCCCATCCGCGAGCAAACGAAGCGGGTGAGCGTCGGCGAAACGGTCGTCGTTTATGTCCTGCTCGACGGTCAGAGCGACCGCATTATTGCCACCACGAGGCTCGACTCCCATTTGGATCGCACTCCGCCCGCTTATGAGGAAGGGCAAAAAGTGAGTCTACTCGTCGCGGGCGAGACGCCTCTCGGCTACAAGGCCATCGTCGAAAACGCCCACTGGGGCCTGCTCTTCAAATCCGACCTCGGCACCGCTCTCAGCATCGGCCAGACGCTTGACGGCTATGTGAAAACCGTGCGGCCCGATGGAAAAATCGACCTCAGCCTCACCCAGGCCGGCTACGGCCGCGTGCGTTCGCTGACCGAGGAAATCCTCGACGCGCTTCAGAAAAACAACGGACGCCTCGCCGTGAGCGACGGCAGTTCGCCCGAGGAAATCCGCGAGCAGTTTGCCACCAGCAAAAAAGCTTTCAAGCAGGCTCTCGGTTCGCTCTACCGCAAACGCCTCATCCGCCTCACCGACAGCGGCATAGAGGTCGTGGAGCCCAGTTAG
- a CDS encoding glycosyltransferase family 39 protein, with product MSRWPAIVLSVALFIGALLFYSRHNDFPIFYHPDEEQKGVQIVTGQFNAHHPLLLLDTGGLLLRASGLPRTTENAVVCGRWASAIFTALSLVALSVLAGRRAGWLGAVLAAVLIGLHPLLYELAHYCKEDPALLLGISLTLLALDVFATKPTLWRAAMLGAAVGVAISGKYLGIVMLLVALPWIIWKGKETGKRGTCIGLFFAGLIATVALINFPFLLNLQALFGAFGYELNAAQVGGAKGLTRNVPHAKYLGVFVDNLGWPLWLGLVCFIAGWFLRKKERRASDLVCLLLPLGYTLLLSFSPKTANRYFLAVSPLLILCGSVGLAWLGQFLSGKQRLAGQLALLTIAGLALWQQCVLTFPNIRSFRSDSRMEMAVWISQNLPPNSAILAENRLCLTKPPIWVHTQARPDLQISEKIFAPDFGSFEKLQSNGTRYVAVIRTSYGGYLSEKRKASKTQEGQHQRRSTFYQELFSKAHLLKKTGGSGVSHLNPEIRLYELP from the coding sequence ATGTCCCGCTGGCCCGCCATTGTCCTTTCCGTCGCGCTCTTCATCGGAGCCCTGCTTTTCTACTCGCGGCACAACGATTTCCCTATTTTCTATCATCCAGACGAGGAACAGAAGGGCGTGCAAATCGTCACCGGCCAGTTTAATGCGCATCATCCCCTGCTCCTCCTCGACACCGGCGGACTCCTCTTGCGTGCCAGCGGTTTACCGAGAACGACTGAGAACGCCGTCGTCTGCGGACGCTGGGCCTCGGCCATTTTCACGGCACTCTCGCTCGTCGCCCTCAGCGTACTAGCTGGCCGCCGCGCCGGGTGGCTGGGAGCCGTTCTCGCCGCCGTGCTGATCGGGCTGCATCCGCTCCTTTACGAATTGGCGCACTACTGCAAGGAAGACCCCGCACTGCTGCTAGGAATCAGCCTAACTTTGCTCGCACTCGACGTCTTTGCCACCAAGCCGACGCTCTGGCGCGCCGCGATGTTAGGAGCCGCTGTCGGCGTGGCCATTTCTGGAAAATATCTCGGCATTGTGATGTTGTTAGTCGCCCTCCCGTGGATCATCTGGAAAGGCAAAGAAACCGGTAAACGCGGGACTTGCATTGGGCTCTTCTTCGCCGGGTTAATCGCCACCGTCGCGCTAATTAATTTCCCGTTTCTACTCAATCTCCAGGCGCTTTTCGGCGCGTTTGGCTATGAATTGAATGCAGCCCAAGTCGGCGGCGCAAAAGGCCTCACCCGCAACGTGCCCCATGCCAAATATCTCGGCGTCTTCGTCGATAATCTAGGCTGGCCGCTTTGGCTGGGACTCGTCTGTTTCATCGCGGGCTGGTTCCTGCGAAAAAAGGAGCGCCGCGCCAGCGATCTCGTCTGCCTGCTCCTTCCGCTCGGCTATACTTTGCTTCTCTCGTTTTCACCGAAGACCGCCAATCGCTACTTTCTAGCGGTCTCGCCGTTGCTGATTTTGTGCGGCAGCGTCGGCCTTGCCTGGCTTGGGCAATTTCTTTCTGGCAAACAACGGCTCGCGGGACAGTTGGCTCTCCTAACCATCGCAGGACTTGCCCTCTGGCAGCAGTGCGTTCTAACATTTCCTAACATCCGCAGCTTCCGCTCCGACTCCCGGATGGAAATGGCCGTGTGGATTTCCCAAAACCTGCCTCCTAACAGTGCCATCCTCGCGGAAAACCGGCTCTGTCTCACCAAGCCGCCGATCTGGGTCCACACCCAGGCGCGGCCCGACTTGCAGATCTCCGAGAAAATTTTTGCACCGGACTTTGGTTCCTTTGAAAAACTTCAGTCGAATGGAACTCGCTATGTGGCGGTGATTCGTACTAGCTATGGCGGTTATCTGTCGGAGAAACGCAAGGCCTCGAAGACGCAGGAAGGCCAGCATCAGCGGCGGAGCACGTTTTATCAGGAGCTGTTTTCAAAGGCGCATCTGCTCAAGAAAACCGGCGGCTCCGGCGTGTCGCATCTCAATCCGGAAATCCGGCTTTACGAGTTGCCCTAA
- a CDS encoding OmpA family protein, with translation MSFGSYASNQSDWNFRKWIVPMLVVSLTLHFCLLVAFQFKKLNHFAPVQTERLIPRVFNMKRAEIDPRILQNSDTRSEQNIPSKPSASVTKLESPKKAFEKALDEIRVAPVAPDPTKPLVNEKPKVDPAAVNSAMTQMEERSSHALEREMDNLRKELTSQKPASLNQPALTAQGLVDSSAEVVETPMDVASRLKGENAGPDVGTPGFSDLDQLLSQTGPLPSNTKPLNFKGDTLFAYDDYTVNEQAVSSMTKLGQLIQKNPGATFTIEGHTDSFGDSAYNQQLSLARAEAVKAWLVVNMNIEAARVQTRGYGSSKLLVPVVKNGRPTTVEEQQLNRRVEIVIRTK, from the coding sequence ATGTCTTTTGGATCTTACGCCAGCAACCAGTCGGATTGGAATTTCCGCAAATGGATTGTGCCGATGCTCGTCGTCTCGCTGACCCTGCATTTTTGCCTGCTGGTGGCGTTCCAATTCAAGAAATTGAACCACTTCGCGCCAGTGCAAACGGAGCGGCTCATTCCCCGCGTCTTCAACATGAAACGCGCCGAGATCGACCCGCGCATTCTGCAAAACTCCGACACTCGCAGTGAGCAAAACATTCCCAGCAAACCCAGCGCCAGCGTGACGAAACTGGAGTCGCCGAAGAAGGCCTTTGAGAAAGCGCTCGACGAGATTCGCGTGGCCCCGGTCGCCCCCGATCCAACGAAACCGCTGGTGAATGAGAAGCCGAAAGTCGATCCGGCTGCCGTCAATTCGGCCATGACTCAAATGGAGGAGCGCAGCTCCCACGCCCTCGAACGCGAAATGGATAATCTCCGCAAGGAACTCACCTCGCAAAAGCCCGCATCGCTCAACCAGCCCGCACTCACGGCCCAGGGTCTGGTCGATTCCTCGGCCGAAGTCGTAGAGACGCCGATGGACGTCGCGTCGCGGCTGAAAGGTGAAAACGCCGGACCCGATGTTGGCACTCCCGGTTTCTCCGATCTGGACCAGCTTTTGTCGCAGACCGGTCCATTGCCATCGAACACGAAGCCGCTTAATTTCAAGGGCGACACGCTGTTTGCCTACGACGACTACACGGTCAATGAGCAGGCCGTCTCCAGCATGACCAAGCTCGGTCAGCTCATTCAAAAAAATCCCGGCGCCACGTTTACCATCGAGGGGCACACCGATTCCTTTGGCGATTCCGCCTACAATCAGCAGCTCAGTCTGGCCCGCGCCGAGGCGGTGAAAGCGTGGCTCGTGGTCAACATGAACATCGAGGCGGCCCGCGTGCAGACCCGCGGCTACGGCAGCAGCAAACTCCTCGTGCCCGTTGTGAAAAATGGCCGCCCAACCACGGTCGAGGAGCAGCAGCTCAACCGCCGCGTCGAGATCGTCATCCGCACGAAGTGA
- a CDS encoding DnaJ C-terminal domain-containing protein, with protein MAVQYKDYYEILGVSKTATEDELKKAFRKLARKYHPDVAEDKKNAEAKFKEINEAYEVLSDPTKRQKYDTLGPNWEQQSAGGFGRGAGGPAPGGFEEYNFGGTGFSDFFEQFFGGGGGGFSQRGGGFAGPRKGQDVETDIMVTIDEVLQGSTRTVSFRRGPQGKVESYTVKIPAGVREGQRIRLAGKGEAGGNQGAAGDLYLNVRISRHPDYVIEGDDLIHTVSISPAQAVLGAEAFVPTPDGRVKVKIPAGTQPGGKMRLRGKGLPSRGNSGRGDLYVVMEVDIPTKLTSAERELWEKLI; from the coding sequence ATGGCTGTTCAGTACAAGGATTATTACGAGATATTAGGCGTTTCCAAGACGGCGACGGAGGATGAGTTAAAGAAGGCATTTCGCAAACTCGCCCGGAAATATCACCCCGATGTGGCCGAGGATAAGAAGAACGCCGAGGCCAAGTTTAAGGAGATCAACGAGGCGTATGAAGTCCTCAGCGACCCGACGAAACGCCAGAAATACGACACGCTCGGCCCCAACTGGGAGCAGCAATCGGCGGGCGGCTTTGGACGCGGTGCGGGCGGACCTGCGCCCGGTGGATTTGAGGAATACAATTTCGGCGGGACGGGCTTCAGTGATTTCTTCGAGCAATTTTTCGGTGGTGGCGGAGGCGGATTCAGTCAACGCGGCGGCGGGTTTGCCGGTCCGCGCAAAGGCCAGGACGTGGAAACCGACATCATGGTCACCATTGACGAGGTGCTCCAAGGCTCCACCCGCACCGTGTCCTTCCGGCGTGGACCGCAGGGAAAAGTGGAAAGTTACACCGTCAAAATCCCCGCTGGCGTGCGCGAGGGACAACGCATCCGACTCGCTGGCAAAGGCGAGGCAGGGGGAAACCAGGGAGCGGCGGGCGACTTGTATTTGAATGTCCGCATCTCGCGCCATCCCGATTACGTGATCGAGGGCGACGACCTCATTCACACCGTCTCAATCTCGCCCGCTCAGGCCGTGCTCGGAGCGGAGGCGTTCGTCCCCACGCCCGATGGCCGGGTAAAAGTGAAAATTCCCGCAGGCACGCAGCCGGGCGGCAAAATGCGCCTGCGCGGCAAGGGCCTGCCCAGTCGTGGAAACAGCGGTCGCGGCGATCTTTACGTCGTCATGGAAGTGGACATACCGACCAAACTCACCAGCGCCGAGCGCGAGCTCTGGGAGAAACTCATTTGA
- a CDS encoding chloride channel protein — MDFKATISRLAHVHGRAKPVFNTCLYGLVASLAAVAFQVAISWVYEICFLRPSAGDFWHFAWFSLSVIVVTSLIAGWLLASFCPEAAGSGIPQVKLAYWKDFGLSGHHIPWIKFIAGVISIGGGQSLGREGPTVQIGSNLASSLAGALGVSKQGRRPASVAGAAAGLAAAFNAPLASVAFVLEEIIGDLNSRSLGAVLLASVIGAFVVHAFIGPQPAFELPPLQEPTWRAYLLMPFAAAIAALVGILFQRAALSLRFHSKRTALLPRWLQPLIGGLITWAIGISIFKTTGHLGVFALGYDDLSEALTHGMAWKLAALLLVGKLLATIASYGFGGCGGIFTPNLFFGGMCGMIVAGVGSHFLHLNRSDELLLAIGGMSACLSAVVQAPVTAILIIFEMTHQFSVVPGLMIAGLVSQGIARSLVHGNFYEQVLEQEGHQMEHVIPPRDLRTWHNLPISAIANFRPIVINDTSEASLRELLESHPYNYFPVVENGVVQGIAPRDEITEALAGQRAPRLWPAVFANPSTSIRASQSLLIESTTNTIVLSDSPDAPLLAVVTLHDLLRAQVSMSGGEDG, encoded by the coding sequence ATGGATTTTAAGGCCACTATTTCGCGACTCGCCCACGTCCATGGTCGTGCAAAACCGGTCTTTAATACCTGCCTCTATGGACTCGTCGCGAGCTTGGCCGCAGTCGCCTTTCAAGTCGCCATCAGTTGGGTTTACGAAATCTGCTTCCTGCGACCCTCCGCTGGCGATTTCTGGCATTTCGCGTGGTTCAGCCTGAGCGTCATCGTTGTCACCTCGCTCATCGCCGGTTGGTTGCTGGCCTCGTTTTGCCCGGAAGCGGCAGGCAGTGGCATCCCGCAGGTGAAGCTGGCCTATTGGAAGGATTTCGGACTCTCCGGGCACCACATTCCGTGGATTAAATTTATCGCGGGCGTCATCAGCATTGGCGGCGGACAGAGTCTCGGTCGCGAAGGTCCCACCGTGCAGATCGGAAGCAATCTCGCCTCCAGTCTCGCCGGGGCGCTCGGCGTGTCGAAACAAGGTCGCCGCCCGGCCAGTGTCGCCGGAGCCGCCGCCGGTCTGGCCGCCGCCTTCAATGCGCCGCTCGCCTCCGTCGCCTTCGTGCTGGAGGAGATCATCGGCGACCTCAACAGCCGCTCGCTCGGCGCGGTCCTCCTCGCCTCGGTCATTGGCGCCTTTGTCGTCCACGCCTTCATTGGGCCGCAACCCGCCTTCGAGTTGCCTCCTCTCCAAGAACCGACGTGGAGAGCTTATCTACTCATGCCTTTTGCCGCCGCCATCGCCGCACTGGTAGGGATTCTTTTTCAGAGGGCTGCGCTTTCCTTGCGTTTCCACTCGAAACGCACCGCCCTACTCCCGCGCTGGCTCCAACCACTGATCGGCGGTCTCATCACATGGGCCATCGGCATCAGCATATTCAAAACCACCGGGCACCTCGGCGTCTTCGCCCTCGGTTACGACGATCTTTCCGAGGCGCTCACCCACGGCATGGCCTGGAAACTGGCCGCGCTGCTTCTCGTGGGGAAACTGCTCGCCACCATCGCCAGCTACGGGTTCGGCGGATGCGGAGGCATCTTTACGCCCAATCTATTTTTTGGCGGCATGTGCGGCATGATCGTCGCCGGCGTAGGCTCGCATTTCCTGCATTTGAACCGCTCCGACGAATTGCTCCTCGCCATCGGCGGCATGAGCGCTTGCCTCAGTGCTGTCGTGCAGGCACCCGTCACCGCCATCCTCATCATCTTTGAAATGACGCACCAATTCTCCGTCGTGCCCGGTCTCATGATCGCCGGTCTCGTTAGCCAAGGCATCGCGCGGAGTCTCGTCCACGGCAATTTCTACGAGCAAGTGCTGGAGCAGGAAGGCCACCAGATGGAACACGTCATCCCGCCGCGCGACTTGCGGACGTGGCACAATCTCCCCATCTCGGCGATTGCCAATTTCCGGCCCATCGTTATTAACGACACCTCCGAGGCGTCCTTACGGGAACTGCTCGAGAGCCATCCTTACAACTATTTTCCGGTGGTAGAAAACGGCGTCGTCCAAGGCATCGCGCCTCGTGACGAAATTACGGAAGCCCTCGCAGGCCAGCGAGCGCCCCGTCTTTGGCCGGCCGTTTTTGCAAACCCTAGCACCAGTATTCGCGCCAGCCAGTCGCTCCTGATCGAATCCACAACGAACACGATCGTGCTCTCGGATAGCCCCGACGCGCCCTTGCTCGCCGTAGTCACGCTGCACGACCTGCTGCGCGCGCAGGTCAGCATGAGCGGAGGCGAAGACGGATAG
- the prfA gene encoding peptide chain release factor 1 produces MDFSPLIEKRRARFVELDAEISSSNLFENPKRARTIMTEHAQTRKLLDAWEELQKCQRELVENSEMAKEDDAEMAEMAAAEIPLLEKRIAVLEKTVQFSLLPPDEDENRDAIIEIRAGTGGSEAALFAADLYRMYTRYAEPRGFKIEEIESSSSELGGLKEVIFKVSGTGVFRDMRYESGVHRVQRVPATEAQGRIHTSAATVAVLPEAEEVDFEMRPEDLRIEVCRSGGPGGQGVNTTDSAVQVMYIPTGRIVRCQDGRSQIKNKEKALMIMRSRLLEDKRNEEEAKYAAHRKNQIGSGGREEKIRTYNYPQNRVTDHRIGLTLYNLDTFVQGYIGEMIEALQTRDMEDRLKEAGLVAA; encoded by the coding sequence ATGGATTTTTCCCCGCTCATTGAAAAACGCCGCGCCCGCTTCGTCGAACTCGATGCCGAAATCTCGTCGTCGAATCTTTTCGAAAACCCGAAACGCGCCCGGACGATCATGACCGAGCACGCGCAGACCCGGAAACTGCTCGATGCCTGGGAGGAGTTGCAGAAATGCCAGCGCGAACTCGTCGAAAACAGCGAGATGGCCAAGGAGGACGACGCCGAAATGGCCGAAATGGCCGCTGCGGAGATTCCCCTTTTGGAGAAGCGCATCGCGGTGTTGGAGAAGACTGTCCAGTTTTCCCTGCTGCCGCCGGACGAGGATGAAAACCGCGATGCCATCATCGAGATTCGCGCTGGAACGGGCGGTTCCGAGGCGGCGCTTTTCGCGGCGGATCTTTACCGGATGTACACGCGTTACGCCGAGCCACGCGGGTTCAAGATCGAAGAAATAGAGTCGAGTTCGAGTGAACTCGGCGGGCTGAAGGAAGTCATTTTTAAGGTGTCTGGCACCGGCGTCTTTCGCGACATGCGTTACGAGAGCGGCGTGCATCGCGTGCAGCGAGTCCCCGCGACCGAGGCGCAGGGCCGTATCCATACGTCGGCGGCGACGGTGGCCGTTTTACCCGAGGCCGAGGAGGTCGATTTCGAGATGCGCCCCGAGGATTTGCGGATCGAAGTCTGCCGCTCCGGCGGACCGGGCGGTCAGGGCGTCAATACGACCGATTCCGCCGTGCAGGTCATGTATATTCCCACGGGCCGCATCGTTCGCTGCCAGGACGGGCGGAGTCAGATTAAAAACAAGGAAAAGGCGCTCATGATCATGCGTTCCCGCCTGCTAGAGGACAAACGCAACGAGGAGGAGGCGAAATACGCCGCGCATCGCAAAAATCAGATCGGCTCCGGCGGCCGCGAGGAAAAAATCCGCACTTACAATTACCCGCAGAATCGCGTCACCGACCACCGCATCGGCCTCACGCTGTATAACCTCGACACCTTCGTCCAAGGCTACATTGGCGAAATGATCGAGGCGCTCCAGACCCGCGACATGGAAGACCGGCTAAAGGAAGCCGGCCTCGTCGCAGCGTAA
- the rpmE gene encoding 50S ribosomal protein L31 gives MKADIHPNYVETTIACACGAVYHTRSTKKDIRIGICAACHPFFTGEQKFVDTAGRIEKFSRRYGTEKSGRAVKKA, from the coding sequence ATGAAAGCTGACATCCATCCCAATTACGTCGAAACGACCATCGCCTGCGCTTGCGGTGCCGTTTACCACACCCGCTCCACTAAAAAGGACATCCGCATCGGCATCTGCGCCGCCTGCCATCCGTTCTTCACCGGCGAGCAAAAATTCGTCGATACCGCTGGCCGCATCGAGAAATTCTCCCGCCGCTACGGCACGGAGAAATCCGGTCGCGCTGTTAAAAAAGCCTAG